The Pelodiscus sinensis isolate JC-2024 chromosome 5, ASM4963464v1, whole genome shotgun sequence genome includes a region encoding these proteins:
- the LOC142829496 gene encoding uncharacterized protein LOC142829496 — MSQPSEGSQPSTAPHDQPGGSREPARGRKRRAPAWSSAEIVDLIEVWGEASNVHDLRTSHRNAAVYGRMAASLAARGHQRSREQVRCKIKDLRQSYSRACLPGADPEACPHFHALDRILGPHAVPAPRDVIDPGAEGPLLDTEEEEEGSESQEPAASLPRTRDPRGTPQSRSPASSEAGEASTSAAPGTAGRTTPPAAAARARASRTARNQEDYQRRHLRFLDRQLRLQDHWVQEDLRLRQRSLEDLATMFRGSFF; from the exons atgagccagccatccgagggctcccagccctccactgctccccacgaccagcctggcggctcccgggagcctgcccgggggcgcaaaaggcgggcgcccgcctggtcaagtgcggagatcgtggacctcatcgaggtttggggggaagcctcaaatgtccacgatctccgcactagccaccggaacgcggccgtctatggacgcatggctgccagcctggccgccaggggccaccagcgcagccgggagcaggtgcgctgcaagattaaagacttgcggcagtcctactcccgggcctgcctgccaggggctgacccggaggcctgcccccacttccatgccctggaccgcatcctggggcctcatgccgtccctgccccccgggacgtgattgaccccggggcagagggaccgctcctggacaccgaggaggaggaagagggctctgagagccaggagcctgccgccagccttcccaggacccgggacccccgaggcaccccacagagccgctcgcctgcatcatcagaggccggggaggcatccacct ctgcagcaccggggactgcagggcgcaccacaccgcctgcagcagccgcccgcgcccgggcaagcaggacagccaggaaccaggaggactaccagaggcggcatctccggttcctggaccgacagctccgtctccaggaccactgggtccaggaggacctcaggctgcgccagaggagtctggag